The following proteins are encoded in a genomic region of Ananas comosus cultivar F153 linkage group 25, ASM154086v1, whole genome shotgun sequence:
- the LOC109729042 gene encoding uncharacterized protein LOC109729042, whose amino-acid sequence LLKFQYRNQSFDSVFYFSGNPANEIVNLINTNRTAIKLPKLHDSPGLGCMALQYISECMGNCSSNNTVSCNPPEVDITEVYAPNCGVELPTLDTISGHLVACQQKYLQAEEAFSAILFRDKRTLSLLHSKEHTEVGVGFNRAHHGAFFWCVLFSSGRTNSTFVLEGGSGIAQRSGCFSGANVQCSAGTKFLLIGPSVVITFSIILHYITAVIVF is encoded by the coding sequence TTACTGAAATTTCAATACAGAAATCAATCTTTCGATTCCGTCTTCTATTTTTCAGGAAATCCAGCTAACGAAATTGTCAATTTAATAAACACGAATCGCACAGCAATCAAGCTACCGAAACTCCACGACAGTCCCGGACTTGGTTGCATGGCTTTGCAGTATATATCAGAGTGCATGGGCAACTGCAGCAGTAATAACACGGTGAGCTGTAATCCGCCTGAAGTCGACATTACCGAAGTTTATGCTCCCAATTGCGGGGTAGAGTTGCCGACGCTCGACACTATATCCGGCCATCTCGTGGCGTGTCAGCAGAAGTATCTTCAAGCAGAGGAAGCATTCTCAGCCATTCTTTTCCGGGACAAGAGAACACTCTCCCTTCTCCACAGCAAAGAGCACACTGAAGTCGGAGTGGGGTTTAACAGAGCGCATCATGGGGCATTCTTCTGGTGTGTTTTGTTTAGCAGCGGGAGAACTAACTCGACTTTCGTACTCGAAGGTGGGAGCGGGATTGCGCAGAGGAGCGGCTGTTTTAGCGGAGCGAATGTTCAGTGCAGTGCAGGAACAAAGTTCTTGCTGATAGGACCATCTGTTGTTATCACTTTTTCGATTATACTTCACTACATTACTGCTGTGATAGTGTTTTAG
- the LOC109729058 gene encoding two-component response regulator-like PRR95 isoform X2: MGEGVKRGKEEEEEVVMLMEDPAAAAEEEDVEVVEEGDGVMRLERFLLKMPVRVLLVEGDDSTRQIIAALLRKCSYRVTAASDGVKAWEMLKEKSYCIDLVLTEVDLPLMSGFGLLSMIMEHETCKNIPVIMMSSHDSVSMVFKCMLKGASDFLVKPIRKNELRNLWQHVWRRQIASGRPSGTLGYQDENHAKHEIGAESKKGKVSKENVACMQDNKECSDQGSDARSSCTRSDMEAESRRVENFVEHKLSSNEDPSLVDQSCEERIQLDSSLAMYGPKVEARKEDVMRSTFPDHKDNICEKASEEVVDLIREIDNQPKHKNTQRDAYSIQNTQENCINFATSPFPHLELSLRRFEYSSANKTENDERNTLNHSTSSAFSLYSSRNVAASTSASDAPGCSGTKSNPNFEEAHKVQDGKVQDGKAVRCSPIRVLPFPIPIGGISLDSMVNDCGPLMQPLFYPHSSHPFWSHSQSICQEATMPTSSSNQSEPKNVNSIQVEGKDNQSVKSPAHHSVQIQEETSQHLDVEKHMSSAAVESGSSFCNSGRNPSESAGQAISESANNEGIFTHKENKLAEIHCLSPREVALNKFRLKRKDRCFEKKVRYQSRKILAEQRPRVKGQFVRRDQAFVQCMEAGSHRSESIT, encoded by the exons ATGGGGGAAGGGGTGAAGAggggaaaggaggaggaggaggaggtggtgatgTTGATGGAGgatccggcggcggcggcggaggaggaggatgtggaggtggtggaggagggagaTGGGGTGATGAGATTGGAGAGGTTTTTGCTGAAGATGCCGGTGAGGGTGCTCCTCGTCGAAGGGGACGATTCGACTCGGCAAATCATCGCCGCTCTCCTGAGGAAGTGTAGCTACAGGG TTACTGCAGCCTCAGATGGCGTGAAGGCGTGGGAGATGCTGAAGGAAAAATCTTACTGTATAGACCTTGTTTTGACTGAAGTAGATCTTCCCTTGATGTCCGGATTTGGTTTACTTTCCATGATAATGGAACATGAGACCTGCAAAAATATTCCCGTTATAA TGATGTCTTCACATGATTCTGTTAGCATGGTTTTCAAATGCATGCTGAAAGGTGCGTCAGACTTTCTGGTTAAGCCAATTCGGAAGAACGAACTGAGGAACTTGTGGCAGCATGTTTGGAGAAGACAAATC GCAAGTGGCAGGCCTAGTGGTACGCTGGGATATCAAGATGAAAATCATGCAAAGCATGAAATCGGAGCTGAGTCTAAGAAAGGAAAAGTTTCCAAAGAAAATGTTGCCTGTATGCAGGACAATAAGGAATGCAGTGACCAAGGGAGTGATGCTCGA AGCTCTTGTACAAGGTCAGACATGGAAGCTGAGAGTAGACGTGTTGAAAATTTCGTGGAGCATAAGCTATCTAGTAATGAGGATCCCTCTCTGGTGGATCAGAGCTGCGAAGAGCGTATTCAATTAGATAGCTCTTTGGCAATGTATGGGCCTAAAGTTGAAG CTCGAAAGGAGGATGTGATGCGAAGCACATTCCCAGATCATAAGGACAACATATGTGAGAAGGCTTCTGAAGAAGTTGTTGATCTAATTCGAGAGATTGACAATCAACCAAAACATAAGAACACACAAAGAGACGCATATTCTATTCAAAATACTCAAGAGAATTGCATCAATTTTGCGACAAGCCCCTTCCCTCATTTAGAGTTGTCTTTGAGAAGATTTGAGTACAGTAGCGCAAACAAGACGGAGAATGATGAAAGGAATACACTGAACCATTCCACTTCGTCTGCCTTTTCACT GTACAGTAGCAGGAATGTAGCAGCTTCAACCAGTGCCAGTGATGCTCCAGGATGTAGTGGGacaaaatcaaatccaaattttgAGGAAGCGCATAAAGTTCAAGATGGAAAAGTTCAAGATGGAAAGGCAGTTCGCTGCTCTCCTATTCGAGTTCTACCCTTTCCTATTCCAATTGGAGGCATCTCCCTCGATAGCATGGTTAATGATTGTGGCCCTCTTATGCAGCCCCTATTTTATCCCCATTCATCTCATCCTTTCTGGAGTCACTCCCAATCAATTTGTCAAGAAGCAACAATGCCAACAAGTTCATCAAACCAATCCGAACCAAAAAATGTTAACTCTATACAAGTGGAAGGCAAAGATAATCAGAGTGTGAAAAGCCCGGCTCACCATTCAGTGCAAATTCAGGAAGAGACCTCACAGCATTTGGATGTAGAGAAGCACATGTCTTCTGCAGCTGTTGAGAGTGGTAGTAGTTTCTGCAATAGTGGCAGGAACCCCAGTGAAAGTGCAGGGCAAGCCATCTCAGAAAGTGCAAATAATGAGGGTATATTTACTCACAAAGAGAATAAGCTGGCAGAGATTCATTGCTTAAGCCCAAGAGAAGTGGCCTTAAACAAATTCCGATTGAAAAGGAAAGATAGATGCTTTGAGAAAAAG GTCCGGTACCAGAGCAGAAAGATACTTGCAGAGCAGCGGCCTCGTGTAAAGGGACAATTCGTTCGTCGGGACCAAGCCTTTGTTCAATGTATGGAAGCTGGTAGCCACAGGAGTGAGTCGATCACTTAA
- the LOC109729058 gene encoding two-component response regulator-like PRR95 isoform X1 — protein MGEGVKRGKEEEEEVVMLMEDPAAAAEEEDVEVVEEGDGVMRLERFLLKMPVRVLLVEGDDSTRQIIAALLRKCSYRVTAASDGVKAWEMLKEKSYCIDLVLTEVDLPLMSGFGLLSMIMEHETCKNIPVIMMSSHDSVSMVFKCMLKGASDFLVKPIRKNELRNLWQHVWRRQIASGRPSGTLGYQDENHAKHEIGAESKKGKVSKENVACMQDNKECSDQGSDARSSCTRSDMEAESRRVENFVEHKLSSNEDPSLVDQSCEERIQLDSSLAMYGPKVEAARKEDVMRSTFPDHKDNICEKASEEVVDLIREIDNQPKHKNTQRDAYSIQNTQENCINFATSPFPHLELSLRRFEYSSANKTENDERNTLNHSTSSAFSLYSSRNVAASTSASDAPGCSGTKSNPNFEEAHKVQDGKVQDGKAVRCSPIRVLPFPIPIGGISLDSMVNDCGPLMQPLFYPHSSHPFWSHSQSICQEATMPTSSSNQSEPKNVNSIQVEGKDNQSVKSPAHHSVQIQEETSQHLDVEKHMSSAAVESGSSFCNSGRNPSESAGQAISESANNEGIFTHKENKLAEIHCLSPREVALNKFRLKRKDRCFEKKVRYQSRKILAEQRPRVKGQFVRRDQAFVQCMEAGSHRSESIT, from the exons ATGGGGGAAGGGGTGAAGAggggaaaggaggaggaggaggaggtggtgatgTTGATGGAGgatccggcggcggcggcggaggaggaggatgtggaggtggtggaggagggagaTGGGGTGATGAGATTGGAGAGGTTTTTGCTGAAGATGCCGGTGAGGGTGCTCCTCGTCGAAGGGGACGATTCGACTCGGCAAATCATCGCCGCTCTCCTGAGGAAGTGTAGCTACAGGG TTACTGCAGCCTCAGATGGCGTGAAGGCGTGGGAGATGCTGAAGGAAAAATCTTACTGTATAGACCTTGTTTTGACTGAAGTAGATCTTCCCTTGATGTCCGGATTTGGTTTACTTTCCATGATAATGGAACATGAGACCTGCAAAAATATTCCCGTTATAA TGATGTCTTCACATGATTCTGTTAGCATGGTTTTCAAATGCATGCTGAAAGGTGCGTCAGACTTTCTGGTTAAGCCAATTCGGAAGAACGAACTGAGGAACTTGTGGCAGCATGTTTGGAGAAGACAAATC GCAAGTGGCAGGCCTAGTGGTACGCTGGGATATCAAGATGAAAATCATGCAAAGCATGAAATCGGAGCTGAGTCTAAGAAAGGAAAAGTTTCCAAAGAAAATGTTGCCTGTATGCAGGACAATAAGGAATGCAGTGACCAAGGGAGTGATGCTCGA AGCTCTTGTACAAGGTCAGACATGGAAGCTGAGAGTAGACGTGTTGAAAATTTCGTGGAGCATAAGCTATCTAGTAATGAGGATCCCTCTCTGGTGGATCAGAGCTGCGAAGAGCGTATTCAATTAGATAGCTCTTTGGCAATGTATGGGCCTAAAGTTGAAG CAGCTCGAAAGGAGGATGTGATGCGAAGCACATTCCCAGATCATAAGGACAACATATGTGAGAAGGCTTCTGAAGAAGTTGTTGATCTAATTCGAGAGATTGACAATCAACCAAAACATAAGAACACACAAAGAGACGCATATTCTATTCAAAATACTCAAGAGAATTGCATCAATTTTGCGACAAGCCCCTTCCCTCATTTAGAGTTGTCTTTGAGAAGATTTGAGTACAGTAGCGCAAACAAGACGGAGAATGATGAAAGGAATACACTGAACCATTCCACTTCGTCTGCCTTTTCACT GTACAGTAGCAGGAATGTAGCAGCTTCAACCAGTGCCAGTGATGCTCCAGGATGTAGTGGGacaaaatcaaatccaaattttgAGGAAGCGCATAAAGTTCAAGATGGAAAAGTTCAAGATGGAAAGGCAGTTCGCTGCTCTCCTATTCGAGTTCTACCCTTTCCTATTCCAATTGGAGGCATCTCCCTCGATAGCATGGTTAATGATTGTGGCCCTCTTATGCAGCCCCTATTTTATCCCCATTCATCTCATCCTTTCTGGAGTCACTCCCAATCAATTTGTCAAGAAGCAACAATGCCAACAAGTTCATCAAACCAATCCGAACCAAAAAATGTTAACTCTATACAAGTGGAAGGCAAAGATAATCAGAGTGTGAAAAGCCCGGCTCACCATTCAGTGCAAATTCAGGAAGAGACCTCACAGCATTTGGATGTAGAGAAGCACATGTCTTCTGCAGCTGTTGAGAGTGGTAGTAGTTTCTGCAATAGTGGCAGGAACCCCAGTGAAAGTGCAGGGCAAGCCATCTCAGAAAGTGCAAATAATGAGGGTATATTTACTCACAAAGAGAATAAGCTGGCAGAGATTCATTGCTTAAGCCCAAGAGAAGTGGCCTTAAACAAATTCCGATTGAAAAGGAAAGATAGATGCTTTGAGAAAAAG GTCCGGTACCAGAGCAGAAAGATACTTGCAGAGCAGCGGCCTCGTGTAAAGGGACAATTCGTTCGTCGGGACCAAGCCTTTGTTCAATGTATGGAAGCTGGTAGCCACAGGAGTGAGTCGATCACTTAA